The Virgibacillus phasianinus genome includes a window with the following:
- the murA gene encoding UDP-N-acetylglucosamine 1-carboxyvinyltransferase: MDKIIVRGGNQLNGTVKVEGAKNAVLPVIAASILASKGKSVITDVPTLADVYTINEVLRNMNADVQFDNNTVTVDASQQLKTEAPFEYVRKMRASVLVLGPLLARYGHAKVAMPGGCAIGSRPIDLHLKGFEAMGAEVHVGNGFVEATVAGRLKGAKIYLDVPSVGATENIMMAAALAEGKTVLENCAKEPEIVDLANYLNKMGARVVGAGTETIRIEGVEALYGTEHPIIPDRVEAGSFMVAAAVTGGNVLIENAVSEHLRSVISKLEEMNVVVEEEENGIRVIGPEVLKATDIKTLPHPGFPTDMQSQMMALMLCAEGTSVITETVFENRFMHVEEFRRMNAKMKIEGRSVIIEGLTDLQGAEVAATDLRAAAALIIAGLRAEGFTRVTELKHLDRGYVDFAGKLASLGADIERVDENGDLVNSYQQQTDTNQSSMMAK, from the coding sequence ATGGATAAGATCATCGTACGCGGTGGGAATCAATTAAATGGTACCGTTAAGGTTGAAGGTGCTAAAAATGCTGTCCTTCCTGTTATCGCCGCAAGTATTTTAGCAAGTAAAGGAAAGAGCGTTATTACAGATGTTCCAACGCTCGCAGATGTTTATACGATTAATGAAGTATTGCGTAATATGAATGCTGATGTACAGTTTGATAATAATACAGTAACTGTTGATGCGTCACAACAATTAAAAACGGAGGCTCCGTTTGAATATGTTCGTAAAATGCGTGCGTCTGTATTGGTCTTAGGTCCATTACTTGCACGTTATGGCCATGCAAAGGTTGCTATGCCAGGCGGGTGCGCAATTGGCTCACGTCCAATTGACCTGCACTTAAAAGGCTTCGAGGCAATGGGCGCAGAGGTCCATGTTGGAAATGGTTTTGTCGAGGCAACTGTTGCCGGCCGTCTTAAAGGTGCAAAGATATATCTTGATGTACCAAGTGTTGGTGCAACAGAGAATATCATGATGGCAGCTGCATTGGCAGAAGGAAAAACAGTGCTGGAAAACTGTGCGAAAGAACCTGAAATTGTTGACCTTGCGAATTACTTAAATAAAATGGGTGCTAGAGTTGTTGGTGCAGGTACGGAAACAATCCGTATTGAAGGCGTAGAAGCCCTATATGGTACAGAACATCCAATTATCCCTGATCGGGTAGAAGCTGGGTCATTTATGGTTGCAGCGGCAGTAACAGGCGGAAATGTTTTAATTGAAAATGCAGTAAGTGAACATTTACGTTCAGTAATTTCAAAACTTGAAGAAATGAATGTTGTTGTGGAAGAAGAAGAAAATGGAATTCGGGTTATTGGTCCAGAAGTTCTAAAAGCAACTGATATCAAAACATTGCCACATCCAGGCTTTCCAACTGATATGCAATCACAAATGATGGCACTCATGCTATGCGCGGAAGGTACAAGTGTTATTACGGAAACAGTATTTGAAAATCGATTCATGCATGTAGAGGAATTTCGTCGCATGAATGCTAAAATGAAAATTGAAGGCCGGAGTGTAATTATTGAAGGTCTTACCGATTTACAGGGTGCTGAAGTAGCAGCAACTGACCTAAGGGCTGCAGCAGCATTAATTATTGCCGGTCTTAGAGCAGAAGGGTTTACCCGTGTAACTGAATTAAAGCACCTTGATCGTGGCTATGTTGATTTTGCAGGTAAACTGGCTTCACTTGGCGCTGACATCGAACGTGTCGATGAAAATGGCGATTTAGTTAATTCATATCAACAGCAAACCGATACGAATCAAAGTTCAATGATGGCGAAATAA